A genome region from Brassica oleracea var. oleracea cultivar TO1000 chromosome C2, BOL, whole genome shotgun sequence includes the following:
- the LOC106325445 gene encoding keratin-associated protein 21-1-like, translated as MRSSDNLWTRKPEAKTGKSEFPVIRFIRRYMENIKDKAGGPGVGGGIGCGAGLGFGLAGGLGLVTSEGINYSNVVFGIGVGCGIGVGFGYGFGVGGGFNFDDIGDKLTYGRE; from the coding sequence ATGAGATCATCAGATAACCTCTGGACCAGAAAGCCAGAAGCCAAAACCGGCAAATCTGAGTTTCCGGTTATCAGATTCATCCGTAGATACATGGAGAACATCAAGGACAAAGCCGGAGGTCCTGGAGTCGGCGGCGGAATAGGCTGCGGCGCTGGACTCGGCTTCGGACTCGCGGGAGGGCTCGGGTTAGTCACTTCTGAAGGGATTAACTATTCCAATGTGGTTTTTGGCATCGGTGTGGGTTGCGGTATTGGGGTTGGGTTTGGGTACGGGTTTGGAGTTGGTGGCGGGTTCAATTTCGATGACATTGGAGATAAATTGACCTATGGGAGGGAATAG
- the LOC106326066 gene encoding non-specific lipid-transfer protein 2-like — protein sequence MKIMVLTLMVFVILLTSFPVPNKAADTNVEAACDPKQLQPCLAAITGGGQPSGDCCAKLKEQQPCLCGFAKNPAFAQYISSPNSRKVLTACGIPYPSC from the coding sequence ATGAAGATCATGGTCTTGACACTCATGGTTTTCGTCATACTTCTGACATCGTTTCCGGTTCCAAACAAAGCGGCAGACACAAATGTGGAAGCAGCATGTGACCCAAAGCAGCTTCAGCCTTGCCTGGCCGCGATTACTGGAGGAGGACAACCCTCAGGTGACTGTTGTGCAAAGCTGAAGGAGCAACAACCATGCTTGTGTGGGTTTGCTAAGAACCCTGCTTTTGCTCAGTACATTAGCTCTCCCAACTCTCGCAAAGTCCTAACCGCTTGTGGTATTCCTTACCCAAGTTGTTAA
- the LOC106326796 gene encoding protein NtpR, whose product MENSSLKDLSRILPRVLVVSRRTLRKNKFVDFVGEYHLDLIVEYGAVPVIVPRVAGVDKLLESFKPIHGILLCEGEDIDPSFYESEISSLSPEELDEIRKTHASDAAIDKIKDSIEFALAKLCLEQNIPYLGICRGSQVLNVACGGSLYQDLEKEVTTKLPEEHRRKHIDYDDYDGYRHEVKIVENSPLHEWFKDSLDEENMEILVNSYHHQGVKRLAQRFVPMAFAPDGLIEGFYDPDMYNPKEGKFLMGLQFHPERMRKNGLEEFDFPGCPGAYQEFAKAVIAYQKKVNSSLSVPKKLELNPEMENKRKILVRSFSLARSMYTRSYSMKNQSTESELDVGAEFLESNTALSMDQEMKLREMGATMRNGVSFAQKLRLDEDKQRKAMNIMKKMNVERLSEFIAFYTLMGKISSEVLERKLNGSLDDHSPTSQ is encoded by the exons ATGGAGAACTCTAGCCTGAAGGATCTTTCACGAATACTCCCTCGCGTCCTTGTCGTCTCTAGACGCACCCTTCGCAAGAACAAATTTGTTGATTTCGTTG GTGAATACCATCTTGATCTTATAGTCGAGTATGGTGCTGTCCCGGTGATTGTACCACGAGTAGCTGGCGTTGACAAGTTACTAGAAAGCTTCAAACCCATCCATGGAATTCTCCTCTGTGAGGGAGAAGACATCGACCCTTCTTTTTACGAGTCAGAAATATCGTCTCTTTCACCTGAAGAACTCGACGAGATCCGGAAAACACATGCGAGTGATGCAGCTATAGACAAGATAAAAGACTCTATTGAGTTTGCTCTTGCAAAGCTATGCCTTGAACAGAACATTCCTTACTTGGGAATTTGCAGGGGATCACAA GTTTTAAATGTTGCTTGTGGTGGGAGTCTATATCAGGATTTGGAGAAAGAGGTCACAACTAAGCTCCCCGAGGAACATAGAAGAAAGCACATTGATTATGATGACTATGATGGTTATAGACACGAGGTGAAGATAGTAGAGAACAGTCCTTTGCATGAATGGTTCAAAGATTCCTTGGATGAAGAAAATATGGAGATCTTGGTCAACAGTTATCATCACCAGGGGGTTAAGAGATTGGCTCAGAGATTCGTGCCAATGGCCTTTGCTCCCGATGGATTGATCGAAGGGTTTTATGATCCTGATATGTACAATCCCAAAGAGGGCAAGTTTCTCATGGGTTTACAGTTCCATCCAGAGAGGATGAGAAAGAATGGTCTCGAAGAATTCGATTTCCCCGGTTGTCCTGGTGCTTATCAG GAATTTGCGAAGGCAGTTATTGCATATCAAAAGAAAGTGAATAGCTCATTGTCTGTTCCTAAAAAATTGGAACTCAATCCAGAAATGGAAAACAAAAGGAAGATACTTGTCAGGAGCTTCTCGCTTGCAAGGTCTATGTACACCAGATCTTATTCGATGAAGAACCAATCTACTGAATCAGAACTCGACGTTGGAGCTGAGTTTCTTGAG TCAAATACGGCTTTAAGTATGGATCAAGAGATGAAGCTGAGAGAGATGGGAGCGACCATGAGGAACGGAGTATCATTCGCGCAAAAGCTAAGGCTTGATGAGGATAAGCAGAGGAAGGCAATGAACATAATGAAGAAGATGAACGTGGAGCGACTCTCTGAGTTCATTGCTTTCTATACCTTGATGGGGAAGATCTCTAGTGAGGTATTGGAGAGAAAGCTTAATGGCTCACTCGATGACCACAGTCCCACTTCTCAATGA
- the LOC106326794 gene encoding probable serine/threonine-protein kinase At1g18390 isoform X2: MYYLPTSSMVLFFIFFLFHHLPCASSKQELGRCETLFQCGSITAGFPFWGGNLDKLCGYPSLELHCNKDITSLTISDQEFCVLQINQSSNTLRLARTDHMGSFCSSNFTNTTLPPKLFKLSPTYKRVTVVYYCNPFGLKFQGYNCPKTGMIFVSDNPENYNFCLAGFTANVPRSFVAKRNDLADLESVLKKGFEVKMKIDKSDYEHGKHSPLHPPTVDELHQRCSGPFSCGNKEELLFYPFWRSGRENCGHPDFKLDCSGEFPELDMSSVKYRILSMSYEDSPVIRLARSDYIGNLCPPDPRNASLSESILQLVRDTDLLTLYYDCNVLPPASAGSYIGTFGCGYEGHRTSYYVTRNLSSPLLKGISDLLDNFTTLCRRNVSIPVSRQALNKLEESPSQDNLKNALDHGFELGVNNDCSQCIESRGACGYSQNSRSFICYCVDKPHSRTCRDTGLSTAAKAGIGSAVGLVGVILIAMGLFCLYRRRRKTQSDQYTSKDLPVTSYSSRETSSYPTSTTISSSSNHSLLPSISNLRNGSTYFGVQVFSYEELEEATHNFSRELGDGGFGTVYYGMLKDGRAVAVKRLYERSLKRVEQFKNEIEILKSLKHRNLVILYGCTSRHSRELLLVYEYISNGTLADHLHGDRAQPRPLCWPVRLNVAIETASALSFLHKSGIIHRDVKTTNILLDDEYTVKVADFGLSRLFPMDQTHISTAPQGTPGYVDPEYYQCYRLNEKSDVYSFGVVLTELISSKEAVDITRHRHDINLANMAVSKIQNNALHELVDPSLGFAKDPEVKRKMMAVAELAFRCLQQEREVRPSMDEIVEILKGIKGENRVESSPDVVDIERSGGDDVGLLRHCHSVPPPISPETDKWTSSSDTAASSF, from the exons ATGTATTATCTTCCCACTTCTTCTATGGTCCTGTTCTTCATCTTCTTCTTATTTCACCATCTTCCTTGTGCTTCAAGTAAACAAGAACTTGGAAGGTGTGAGACCCTGTTTCAGTGTGGGAGCATCACCGCCGGTTTCCCCTTCTGGGGCGGGAATCTTGACAAACTTTGCGGTTATCCATCGCTGGAGCTTCACTGCAACAAAGACATCACCTCTTTAACCATCTCAGATCAAGAGTTCTGTGTTCTACAAATAAATCAATCATCTAACACTCTTAGACTTGCCAGAACAGACCATATGGGCTCTTTTTGCTCCTCTAACTTCACCAACACAACCTTGCCTCCAAAATTATTCAAGCTTTCCCCAACCTACAAGCGTGTCACAGTAGTCTATTATTGCAACCCTTTTGGTCTCAAATTTCAGGGATATAACTGTCCAAAGACAGGTATGATCTTTGTGTCTGACAACCCTGAAAATTACAATTTCTGCCTTGCCGGTTTCACCGCGAACGTTCCTAGGAGTTTCGTTGCAAAAAGGAATGACCTGGCCGATTTGGAAAGTGTCCTAAAGAAAGGATTTGAGGTGAAGATGAAGATCGATAAGAGCGATTATGAGCACGGTAAACACAGTCCACTCCATCCACCAACTG TAGATGAACTTCACCAACGCTGCAGTGGCCCCTTTAGCTGTGGCAACAAGGAAGAACTCTTATTTTACCCGTTCTGGAGATCTGGCAGAGAAAACTGCGGCCACCCAGACTTCAAACTCGACTGCAGTGGAGAATTCCCAGAGCTGGACATGTCCTCTGTTAAGTACAGAATCTTAAGTATGAGCTATGAGGACTCTCCTGTCATTAGACTTGCCAGATCGGATTATATAGGCAATCTTTGTCCACCAGATCCACGAAATGCATCACTCAGTGAAAGTATTCTTCAACTCGTACGTGACACCGATCTGCTAACTTTATATTATGATTGCAACGTTTTACCGCCTGCTTCTGCAGGCAGTTACATTGGAACTTTTGGTTGTGGGTATGAAGGCCATAGAACAAGTTACTATGTGACGAGAAACCTATCGTCCCCTTTATTGAAAGGGATTAGTGACCTTTTGGATAACTTCACGACACTTTGCAGAAGAAATGTCAGTATTCCAGTTTCTAGACAGGCGTTGAACAAATTAGAGGAGAGTCCAAGTCAAGATAACTTAAAGAACGCTCTTGATCACGGTTTCGAGCTTGGAGTTAACAATGATTGTTCACAGTGCATTGAATCTAGAGGTGCTTGTGGGTATAGCCAGAACTCAAGAAGTTTCATCTGCTATTGTGTAGATAAGCCGCATAGCCGTACCTGCAGAGATACAG GCCTCTCTACTGCCGCAAAAGCAG GAATCGGGTCTGCTGTGGGGTTGGTGGGGGTCATTCTTATAGCCATGGGTCTGTTCTGTCTCTACAGACGGAGAAGGAAGACTCAGTCAGATCAATACACAAGCAAAGACTTGCCAGTAACGTCTTACTCAAGCAGAGAAACATCAAGCTATCCAACTTCCACAACAATCTCCAGCAGCAGCAACCACTCCCTTCTCCCCTCAATCTCTAACCTCCGAAACGGAAGCACTTACTTCGGAGTTCAAGTCTTCAGCTACGAAGAACTCGAGGAAGCCACCCATAATTTCTCTAGAGAGCTCGGCGACGGCGGCTTCGGCACCGTCTACTACG GCATGTTGAAAGACGGACGAGCCGTAGCAGTGAAACGACTATACGAACGATCTCTAAAACGCGTCGAACAGTTCAAGAACGAGATCGAGATCTTGAAATCGCTGAAGCACAGAAACCTCGTGATACTCTACGGATGCACGTCGCGACACAGCAGAGAGCTTCTCCTCGTCTACGAGTACATCTCAAACGGAACTCTCGCAGATCATCTCCACGGTGATCGCGCTCAACCTCGTCCTCTTTGCTGGCCGGTTCGTCTAAACGTCGCCATCGAAACCGCGAGCGCACTTTCCTTCCTCCACAAGTCAGGGATCATTCACAGAGACGTCAAGACAACGAACATTCTTCTCGACGACGAGTACACGGTGAAGGTAGCCGACTTCGGCCTCTCGAGGCTATTTCCGATGGACCAAACTCACATCTCCACCGCGCCGCAAGGCACTCCGGGGTACGTAGACCCGGAGTACTACCAATGCTACCGTCTAAACGAGAAGAGCGACGTCTACAGCTTCGGAGTCGTACTCACGGAGCTCATCTCATCCAAAGAAGCAGTCGACATCACCAGACATCGCCACGACATCAACTTAGCGAACATGGCCGTGTCCAAGATCCAGAACAACGCGTTGCACGAGCTCGTTGACCCGAGTCTGGGGTTCGCGAAGGATCCGGAGGTGAAGAGGAAGATGATGGCGGTGGCTGAGCTTGCGTTCAGGTGTTTGCAGCAGGAGAGGGAAGTGAGGCCGTCGATGGATGAGATCGTGGAGATTTTGAAAGGGATCAAGGGGGAGAATCGGGTGGAGTCGTCACCGGATGTGGTGGATATTGAGCGGAGCGGAGGAGATGACGTTGGACTGCTGAGGCATTGTCATAGTGTTCCGCCGCCGATCTCGCCGGAGACTGATAAGTGGACGAGTAGCTCGGATACGGCCGCGAGTTCATTTTGA
- the LOC106326794 gene encoding probable serine/threonine-protein kinase At1g18390 isoform X1 yields the protein MSCLPTSSLVFFSLFFFSNHLSWASTKKELGWCEAMFECGNITAGFPFSGGSRPHYCGHPSLELQCFNNKTSIIISDHLYDVLHIDQTSKTLRLVRAELGGYFCTATFTTTTFPPEIFELSTTSQSLTVFYLCDHNFSYSSSYTCPDRGPVSVSQNLDYHKYCQDSFTINVPKSYVPEEKDLDLKRLENALHEGFDVKVKIDEQTCEECLFSQGICGFNNTTQICCKNDSSSRCNTLHIPRIDELHQRCSGPFSCGNKEELLFYPFWRSGRENCGHPDFKLDCSGEFPELDMSSVKYRILSMSYEDSPVIRLARSDYIGNLCPPDPRNASLSESILQLVRDTDLLTLYYDCNVLPPASAGSYIGTFGCGYEGHRTSYYVTRNLSSPLLKGISDLLDNFTTLCRRNVSIPVSRQALNKLEESPSQDNLKNALDHGFELGVNNDCSQCIESRGACGYSQNSRSFICYCVDKPHSRTCRDTGLSTAAKAGIGSAVGLVGVILIAMGLFCLYRRRRKTQSDQYTSKDLPVTSYSSRETSSYPTSTTISSSSNHSLLPSISNLRNGSTYFGVQVFSYEELEEATHNFSRELGDGGFGTVYYGMLKDGRAVAVKRLYERSLKRVEQFKNEIEILKSLKHRNLVILYGCTSRHSRELLLVYEYISNGTLADHLHGDRAQPRPLCWPVRLNVAIETASALSFLHKSGIIHRDVKTTNILLDDEYTVKVADFGLSRLFPMDQTHISTAPQGTPGYVDPEYYQCYRLNEKSDVYSFGVVLTELISSKEAVDITRHRHDINLANMAVSKIQNNALHELVDPSLGFAKDPEVKRKMMAVAELAFRCLQQEREVRPSMDEIVEILKGIKGENRVESSPDVVDIERSGGDDVGLLRHCHSVPPPISPETDKWTSSSDTAASSF from the exons ATGTCCTGTCTCCCCACTTCTTCTCTTGTCTTTTTCTCCCTATTCTTCTTCTCCAACCATCTTTCTTGGGCTTCAACTAAAAAAGAACTTGGGTGGTGTGAGGCTATGTTTGAGTGTGGGAACATCACCGCTGGTTTCCCCTTCTCCGGTGGGAGTCGTCCCCATTATTGCGGTCATCCATCACTGGAGCTTCAATGCTTTAACAACAAGACATCTATAATAATCTCTGATCATCTATACGATGTTCTCCATATAGATCAGACATCTAAGACTCTTAGACTTGTTAGAGCAGAGCTTGGAGGTTATTTTTGCACCGCTACATTCACAACCACAACTTTTCCTCCCGAAATCTTTGAGCTTTCAACAACCTCTCAGAGCCTAACAGTTTTCTACCTCTGCGACCATAACTTTAGTTACAGCTCGAGCTATACATGTCCTGATAGAGGTCCTGTCTCAGTGTCTCAAAACCTTGATTACCACAAATACTGCCAAGACAGTTTCACAATTAATGTTCCCAAGAGCTACGTACCAGAAGAGAAAGATTTAGATTTGAAACGTTTAGAAAATGCTTTGCATGAAGGGTTTGATGTGAAAGTGAAGATTGATGAACAAACATGTGAAGAATGTTTGTTCTCTCAAGGAATCTGCGGCTTCAATAATACCACACAGATCTGCTGCAAGAATGACTCATCATCAAGATGCAATACACTCCATATACCTCGTA TAGATGAACTTCACCAACGCTGCAGTGGCCCCTTTAGCTGTGGCAACAAGGAAGAACTCTTATTTTACCCGTTCTGGAGATCTGGCAGAGAAAACTGCGGCCACCCAGACTTCAAACTCGACTGCAGTGGAGAATTCCCAGAGCTGGACATGTCCTCTGTTAAGTACAGAATCTTAAGTATGAGCTATGAGGACTCTCCTGTCATTAGACTTGCCAGATCGGATTATATAGGCAATCTTTGTCCACCAGATCCACGAAATGCATCACTCAGTGAAAGTATTCTTCAACTCGTACGTGACACCGATCTGCTAACTTTATATTATGATTGCAACGTTTTACCGCCTGCTTCTGCAGGCAGTTACATTGGAACTTTTGGTTGTGGGTATGAAGGCCATAGAACAAGTTACTATGTGACGAGAAACCTATCGTCCCCTTTATTGAAAGGGATTAGTGACCTTTTGGATAACTTCACGACACTTTGCAGAAGAAATGTCAGTATTCCAGTTTCTAGACAGGCGTTGAACAAATTAGAGGAGAGTCCAAGTCAAGATAACTTAAAGAACGCTCTTGATCACGGTTTCGAGCTTGGAGTTAACAATGATTGTTCACAGTGCATTGAATCTAGAGGTGCTTGTGGGTATAGCCAGAACTCAAGAAGTTTCATCTGCTATTGTGTAGATAAGCCGCATAGCCGTACCTGCAGAGATACAG GCCTCTCTACTGCCGCAAAAGCAG GAATCGGGTCTGCTGTGGGGTTGGTGGGGGTCATTCTTATAGCCATGGGTCTGTTCTGTCTCTACAGACGGAGAAGGAAGACTCAGTCAGATCAATACACAAGCAAAGACTTGCCAGTAACGTCTTACTCAAGCAGAGAAACATCAAGCTATCCAACTTCCACAACAATCTCCAGCAGCAGCAACCACTCCCTTCTCCCCTCAATCTCTAACCTCCGAAACGGAAGCACTTACTTCGGAGTTCAAGTCTTCAGCTACGAAGAACTCGAGGAAGCCACCCATAATTTCTCTAGAGAGCTCGGCGACGGCGGCTTCGGCACCGTCTACTACG GCATGTTGAAAGACGGACGAGCCGTAGCAGTGAAACGACTATACGAACGATCTCTAAAACGCGTCGAACAGTTCAAGAACGAGATCGAGATCTTGAAATCGCTGAAGCACAGAAACCTCGTGATACTCTACGGATGCACGTCGCGACACAGCAGAGAGCTTCTCCTCGTCTACGAGTACATCTCAAACGGAACTCTCGCAGATCATCTCCACGGTGATCGCGCTCAACCTCGTCCTCTTTGCTGGCCGGTTCGTCTAAACGTCGCCATCGAAACCGCGAGCGCACTTTCCTTCCTCCACAAGTCAGGGATCATTCACAGAGACGTCAAGACAACGAACATTCTTCTCGACGACGAGTACACGGTGAAGGTAGCCGACTTCGGCCTCTCGAGGCTATTTCCGATGGACCAAACTCACATCTCCACCGCGCCGCAAGGCACTCCGGGGTACGTAGACCCGGAGTACTACCAATGCTACCGTCTAAACGAGAAGAGCGACGTCTACAGCTTCGGAGTCGTACTCACGGAGCTCATCTCATCCAAAGAAGCAGTCGACATCACCAGACATCGCCACGACATCAACTTAGCGAACATGGCCGTGTCCAAGATCCAGAACAACGCGTTGCACGAGCTCGTTGACCCGAGTCTGGGGTTCGCGAAGGATCCGGAGGTGAAGAGGAAGATGATGGCGGTGGCTGAGCTTGCGTTCAGGTGTTTGCAGCAGGAGAGGGAAGTGAGGCCGTCGATGGATGAGATCGTGGAGATTTTGAAAGGGATCAAGGGGGAGAATCGGGTGGAGTCGTCACCGGATGTGGTGGATATTGAGCGGAGCGGAGGAGATGACGTTGGACTGCTGAGGCATTGTCATAGTGTTCCGCCGCCGATCTCGCCGGAGACTGATAAGTGGACGAGTAGCTCGGATACGGCCGCGAGTTCATTTTGA
- the LOC106323545 gene encoding glutathione S-transferase T3-like, whose protein sequence is MSLVSFDEDVRGRKATDSTSSKLLSFHYTFETSQQSLRHEVSTSDASLFGDGNEDAETVSVRKERHKWNPTEDGVLISVWLNTSKDPVVANEQKAIAFWKRIAAYYAASPKVADLQERGSTQCKGRWVKINEAVCKFVSSYEAATKQRSSGQNENDVLKLAHKIFYNDYKVKFTMEHAWLELHHDQKWSGVNSTKDNVYSKRRKLNDQSSTSVPVSYGEDEARPIGVKAAKGKGKKTWRKQATLEEEMKERVEFENMWEIRKKDFTLKQILNNQKLLDSLLSRNDQLTEPEIALKNKLINDLLTT, encoded by the exons ATGAGTTTGGTCTCGTTTGATGAGGATGTGCGTGGAAGAAAGGCAACAGATTCAACTTCATCAAAGCTTTTGTCTTTCCATTACACATTTGAGACGAG TCAACAGTCTCTGCGTCATGAAGTCTCTACGTCGGATGCCTCTCTGTTCGGAGATGGCAACGAAGATGCAGAGACTGTGTCAGTCCGTAAAGAGAGACATAAATGGAATCCAACAGAAGATGGTGTGCTGATAAGTGTCTGGTTGAACACCTCCAAAGATCCCGTGGTTGCGAATGAACAGAAAGCAATAGCGTTTTGGAAACGTATTGCTGCTTATTATGCTGCGAGTCCAAAGGTGGCGGATTTACAAGAGAGAGGGTCCACACAGTGTAAAGGAAGATGGGTGAAGATTAATGAGGCCGTGTGTAAGTTTGTTAGCTCTTATGAAGCTGCAACGAAACAAAGATCGAGTGGACAGAACGAGAATGACGTTTTGAAGCTGGCGCACAAGATTTTTTACAATGACTACAAGGTCAAGTTCACCATGGAGCATGCATGGTTGGAGCTTCACCATGATCAGAAATGGAGTGGAGTTAATTCTACTAAGGATAACGTCTACTCAAAGAGAAGGAAGTTGAACGACCAGTCATCAACCTCTGTGCCAGTAAGCTATGGAGAGGATGAGGCTCGGCCAATAGGTGTTAAAGCAGCAAAGGGAAAAGGAAAAAAAACATGGAGGAAGCAAGCGACTTTAGAAGAGGAAATGAAGGAGAGGGTGGAGTTTGAAAACATGTGGGAGATTAGGAAGAAGGATTTTACTCTGAAGCAAATTCTAAACAACCAAAAATTGCTTGACAGCCTCCTTTCCAGGAATGATCAATTAACTGAACCAGAAATTGCCTTGAAAAATAAGCTTATTAATGATCTGTTGACAACTTAG
- the LOC106326797 gene encoding alpha/beta hydrolase domain-containing protein 17C-like — translation MGGVTSSIAAKFAFFPPTPPSYEVVADESCGGRLYIPEIPRRDDVDILKLRTRCGNEIVAVYVKHSKANGTILYSHGNAADVGQMFELFVELSNRLRVNLMGYDYSGYGQSTGQASESNTYADIEASYKCLKEKYGVKDDQLILYGQSVGSGPTVDLASRTPNLRGVVLQCPILSGMRVLYPVKCTYWFDIYKNIDKIGSVACPVLVIHGTADEVVDYSHGRRLWELSKEKYEPLWISGGGHCDLELYPDFIKHLKKFVASLANKQAAKAAI, via the exons ATGGGAGGGGTAACGTCATCAATCGCTGCTAAATTCGCCTTCTTCCCACCAACACCACCGTCCTACGAGGTGGTAGCCGACGAAAGCTGCGGCGGACGTCTGTACATACCGGAAATCCCACGGCGCGACGACGTCGACATCCTCAAGCTCCGCACACGCTGCGGAAACGAGATCGTGGCTGTTTATGTAAAACACTCCAAAGCTAATGGCACGATTCTGTATTCTCATGGTAACGCCGCCGATGTGGGACAAATGTTTGAGCTTTTCGTCGAGCTTAGCAATCGCCTTCGCGTCAACCTAATGGG GTATGATTACTCTGGTTATGGTCAGTCTACAGGACAG GCGAGCGAGTCAAACACATATGCTGATATAGAAGCATCGTATAAATGCCTCAAGGAAAAGTACGGCGTGAAAGACGATCAACTTATATTATATGGTCAATCTGTTGGTAGCGGACCTACGGTTGATCTAGCCTCGCGCACACCTAACTTGAGAGGGGTGGTTTTACAGTGTCCTATTCTGTCTGGGATGAGGGTTTTGTATCCGGTGAAATGTACATATTGGTTTGACATTTACAAG AATATTGACAAGATCGGCTCAGTAGCATGTCCTGTATTAGTCATCCAT GGAACTGCGGATGAAGTAGTTGATTATTCTCATGGTAGGCGGCTCTGGGAACTCAGCAAAGAGAAATATGAACCTTTGTGGATTAGTGGAGGTGGACACTGCGACCTCGAACTATATCCAGATTTCATTAAACATTTGAAGAAATTTGTTGCATCACTCGCCAACAAACAAGCGGCGAAGGCTGCCATATAA